CGGGTGATCTTTCTGGGGACCGACGCCCCGGCCGAAGACATCGCCGGCGCGGCCCGGCAGGCCGAGGCCCGGGGCGTCGCGTTGAGCATGTCGCAGTATGCCGACCCGGAGTCCTCCCGCGCTTATTTGGAGAGGTTGCGCGGGCTCGTCGAGCCGACGATCGACATCATCGTTGGCGGGACCGGGGCGCCCGACGACATTCGCGGCGTGCACCGCCTCCAGGGCTTCCGGGCCTACTACGACTTTTTTCGAGCGTGGTAGCCCGCGCCGGCACGTCAGGCCGGGGCCGGGGCGGCAAATGGGAAGAGGCGCTCGCGCTCGCGCAAGATCTCGGCGGCCACGCTGATAGCGATTTCTTCCGGGGTGTTGCTCGTCATCGGTAGCCCGATCGGGGCGTAGAGGCGGTCGATGGCCTCCTGCGCGACGTCGGCCTCGCGTAGGGCGCCGCGGATGCGCGTAAGCTTGGCCGGCGCCCCCATCACACCCACATAAGGGAAGGGGCCCCGGACCACGCCCAAAAGGCCGCGGATGTCGTCGTCGACGTTGGCGCTCATGACCACCACGTGGGTCCACTCCGGCTGCCGAATCAGCGCTCCGGCCTCGGCGTAGTCCTCGACCACGATCTTATGGGTGGCAAAGTCGTTTTGCTGCAGCGTGAACACGTCGGCGCGGGTGTCGAAAATCGTCACCGTGTAGCCCAGCTGCGCCATGACCCGGGAGAGCGCCAGCCCGCAGTGGCCGCCGCCCAGAATGGCCACGCGCTTGACGTTTAAGAGTTGGGCGCGCAGCTCAAAGCCGGCTCCCTGCTGCTCAAAGCTCAGCGGCGGCAGAGCCGCGGGGCGCTCCTCATCGAGCGTCAGCCCCCCGGGGCCGACCACCACCGTACCCGGGGCGTCGGCGTCTAAGAGCGCCAGAATGCGCCGCACCTCCCCGATCTTGGCAGGTCCCAGCACATACGAGAGGTTGGTCTGGCGGCCCGCACAAAAGAGCCCGCTGCGCTCCCCGCGACTGGCTTTGCGGCGATGCTCCAGCTCCCGCACCTCCACCCGG
This region of Lujinxingia litoralis genomic DNA includes:
- a CDS encoding XdhC family protein, coding for MLDPNLWRWVLTRLEANHPVHLTHVAWHSRHSPGTTGATLAVDPRGDTAGTIGGGVMEGELIARAAATLEAWVKSGAARVEVRELEHRRKASRGERSGLFCAGRQTNLSYVLGPAKIGEVRRILALLDADAPGTVVVGPGGLTLDEERPAALPPLSFEQQGAGFELRAQLLNVKRVAILGGGHCGLALSRVMAQLGYTVTIFDTRADVFTLQQNDFATHKIVVEDYAEAGALIRQPEWTHVVVMSANVDDDIRGLLGVVRGPFPYVGVMGAPAKLTRIRGALREADVAQEAIDRLYAPIGLPMTSNTPEEIAISVAAEILRERERLFPFAAPAPA